The genomic stretch CGCAAGGGCGCGCACGACCGCCGCTGAGATCCATCGATCGTCCGAACACGCCGGCGGGCGCGAAGGTCAGAACACGACGTTCAGACCGACGCGCAGCCGGCGTTTCTGTGCCGGGAAGCCGACGACGACTTCGTAGTCCCGGTTCAACGCGTTGTCGAGAGAGGCGGTCGCCGAGACGCGTTCGGTCAAACGTTGCGAAGCAGCGAGGTCGAGGCGTATCCAACTTCCCAGGACGACGTCGCCGGTCGGAATCGAAGAGGCCGGGGTCGACGAAGCGCCGGTGAGGATGGCGGCGAGCTCGAAGCCGTCCACGGGACGCCAAGCGCCGGAGACGCTCCCGAACCATCGGGGCCGCGAGCGCATGCGGGTGCCGTCGGGTTGTGCGCGAGCGTCGACGTGCGTGAGCGCGCCGCGCAGACGCACCCTTGCGGAAATGCGCGTGTCGAAAGCGAACTCGACGCCGCGGCTGCGCAGACCGTCGATGTTGGCCACCCGCGGCGGCGGGCCGGGATCGAAGTCCACCGCGTTGCGTGTCCGGGAAACGAATACGGTCGCATCGAGCAGAGTGCGCCCGTCGTGGAACGCGCGACGCAGACCCACCTCGGCCGAGCGCACGCTTTCCGCGGCGAGATCGGGATTGCCCACGATCGGGTGCGCGAGCGCGTAGAAGCTCGGGGGTTTGTAGGCCGTGCCGGCGTTCACGCGCCATTGCGTGCGTCCGTCGTGCAACGTGCCGAGCACTCCGGCGCGCGCCGTGGTGCGGTCGTCCTCGCCGTCGAAGAGATCGTGCCGGACACCGGCCGCGAGAACGACGCCCGTCCCGAGTCGACGCGTGCCTTCCGCGAAGAAGCCGCCTCGATTGCGTTCCAGCGCGAAGTCGGCGGGAAAGGCGAACGGACCGAAGAAGATCGTGCTCTCGTCGCGCCCTTTCTCGTGTTGCGCATCGAGTCCGAAGCCGAACGTGCCGTGGTCCCCGGCGCGATCGAGGGCGAAACGAGCTCGGATGCGGCGCAGGTCGGTATCGCTCGTGATCGGCGGCAAGCCCGCCGGGTCGCGCAGGCCGGGAGCCACTCCGGGTGTCTCGGTCTCGACTTCGGAGTGCGAGGCATCGAACGCGGCCGACCATCGGCCCCAGTCGCTTTCGCTCTCGGCCCGAACGGCCATGCCCGTCCGAGTTTCGTCGCGAGCTTCCGTCTCGCGCAGGATCGCGAGGCGATACCCTCCGCTGTCGTCGGGAAAGACGTCGGCGCGATGCCGGAGCGACCAGACGTTGCCGCGCCAGGAGACGTCGCCGTCGCGCCGGAAAGAGGCGCGGACGAGGTGGAGGCGCGTGCGTCCGCCTTCCTCCACCGAACCGTCGCTCGAGGCCGAGGCGCCGAGGGCGCCGTGCACGTGCTCGGCGAAGGCGTGGGAGGCTTCGAGGACGAAGCGGTGGAAATCGCCGCCGAGTTCGATCCCGCCGCGCAGGCCGGAAGCGGTGGGTGACCTTGTATCCAGATGTAGGACACCGCCGAGCGCCTCCGGGCCGTGACGCACCGACGCGGGGCCGCGAACCACGGCGATCGAATCGACGAGCGCGGGTTCGACGGAAGAGAGATCCACGCCGCCTCCGCGCGAGTCGGTGGGATCGTTGATCGGTACGCCGTCGAGCAGGACCAAGGTGTGGTTTTCCTCCGTGCCGCGCGTGTAGATCGTGGAGCGGCCGCCGGGGCCGCCGGCGCGGTCGACGAGCACGCCGGGCACGAGGTTCACACGATCGGCGAGCCGAGTGGGCGGCGGCGAATCCTCGTCGGCGCGCACGATCCAGACGGAGGCGGTGCGTTCATCGGAGCCGCTGGGGTGGGCGATGATCTCGAAGGGATCGAGTTGCACGGTGGACGAAGCGGCCGCGGGGCGCGCGAGTGCGGCGAGAGTCGCGAGCGCTGCGACGGAGCGGAAGAGGGCGGACGCGGGCATGGTCGGTCGAACCTTCGTGCCGACGTGTGCTTCTGTCCAACGCGAACCGGAGTTCACGCGGGGCGTTCTTCGTTTCGAACGCGAGCGAAGCGGCCTGTGCGGGTGCCGCAGGTCTCGATTCGTCGCCAGCGTGTGGATACGGCGACGCACTGGACGCGGAGTGCGCCGATGCGCAGTATGCTCCCGGCGAGCCGGTCGTGAAGGCGGAGGGAGAGAGAGGCGAGGTCGATTCCGGCTGCCGGCGATCAGGCGTCTCGGGCGACGTCGAACCGAGTTTCGGACCGGTTCGCAGGGGTGGTGAGGGCGGATGGCGTGGTCTCGGCGATGCGAGCGACCAGCGCGTGGAGTCGGCCGAGTTCCTCGCGCTGTCGGCGGACGATCTCGCGCAGGAGGCGGTTGTCTTCGGCGATGCGTTCGAGGCGTGCCGCGGCGATTTCGGAGCCGTCTTCCGTGCGAGGCAGCGCTCCTACGGTCAGGCCGTAGGCGTGCCGCAGCGCCGGGAGCAGGGTCTGAAAGAGGCTGCGAGACGGTGCCGGCTGCGGTTGGACGTAGCTGAAGCGTGTGTCGTGCATGGGTCCGTGTGCGCGAGGAGAGGACAGTGTCGGGAGGACACAGACGCTAGGATCGGCTACCGAGGAGGTTTCGTTAGGGAAATCTACTCGAGGGCCGGCCCATCTCGAGGCCGGGCGGGCGAGCAGGTGTCAGGACGCTTCGACGAGGTCCTTTTCGACGCGGAGATTTTGGATGATGAACTCCTGTCGCTGGGGCGTGTTCTTGCCCATGTAGAAGCCGAGGAGGCGGTCGCTGTCGTGCAGTTGCGCGATGCTCACGGGCTCGAGTCGGAGGTCGGCACCGATGAAGCCCTTGAACTCGGAGGGAGAGATCTCGCCGAGACCCTTGAATCGGGTGATCTCGTGCGATGCGCCGAGCTTGCGGATGGCGGCCTGCTTCTCCTCGTCGTCGTAGCAGTAGATCGTCTCCTTCTTGTTGCGGACGCGGAAGAGCGGGGTCTCGAGGATGAAGAGGTGGCCGTTCTGGATGAGGGCGGGGAAGAACTGGAGGAAGAACGAGATGAGCAGCAGGCGGATGTGCATGCCGTCGACGTCGGCGTCGGTGGCGATCACGACCTGGTTGTAGCGCAGGCCTTCCATGCCGTCCTCGATGTCGAGAGCGCTCTGGAGGAGGTGGAACTCCTCGTTCTCGTAGATCACCTTCTTGGAGAGGCCGAAGGTGTTGAGCGGTTTGCCCTTGAGGGCGAACACGGCCTGGGTCTCGACGTCGCGGCAGGAGGTGAGCGAGCCGGCGGCGCTGTCGCCCTCGACGATGAAGAGCATGCTCTCTTCGGCGCGTTTGTGTTTGTCTCCGAGGTGGGCGCGGCAGTCGCGCAGCTTGCGGTTGTGGAGCGAGGCTTTCTTGGCGCGTTCGCGGGCGAGGTTGCGGATGCCGGCGAGTTCCTTGCGCTCGCGTTCGCTCTCTTCGATCTTCTTGCGCAGCGCTTCAGCGGCAGCGGGGTTGCGGTGCAGCCAGTTGTCGAGGTGTTGTTGGAGGAAGTTGCCGACGAACTGGCGGACGGACGGGCCGTTGGGGCCGATGTCGTTGGAGCCGAGTTTCGTCTTCGTCTGCGATTCGAAGACGGGCTCGATCACGCGGACGGCGACGGCGGCGACGATCGACTGGCGGATGTCGGCGGCATCGTAGTCCTTCTTGTAGAAGTTGCGGACGGTGGCGACGACCGCTTCGCGAAACGCGGCGAGGTGCGTGCCACCCATCGTCGTGTGCTGGCCGTTGACGAACGAGTAGTACTCTTCGCCGTAGTGCGAGCCGTGGGTGAGGGCCACCTCGATGTCTTCGGCCTCGAGATGGGCGATGGGGTAGAGGATCTCGCCGGTGAGGTTTTTCTCGAGGAGGTCCTTGAGGCCGTTGTCGGATTTGTAGGACTTGCCGTTGAAGACGAGCGTGAGGCCGCGGTTGAGGAAGGCGTAGTTCCAGAGCATCGCCTCGATGAACTCGTGGCGGAACTTGAACTCCTTGCCGAAGAGCGCCTCGTCGGGCGTGAACTCGATGATCGTGCCGTTCTTCTCGCCGCTGGCGGCGATGCGGTGGTCCTTGACGATCTTGCCTTGGGCGAACTCGACGACCTTCGTCTGGCCGTCGCGGACGGCTTGGGCGCGATAGCGGAGCGAGAGGGCGTTGACGGCTTTCTGGCCGACGCCGTTGAGGCCGACGGCCTTCTTGAACGTCTCGCTGTCGTACTTGGCGCCGGTGTTGATGACCGAGACGCACTCGAGGAGTTTGCCCAGCGGGATACCGCGGCCGAAGTCGCGCACGCGGACGGTGCGCTCGTCGAGCGCGATCTCGATGCGCTTGCCGAAGCCCATCGTGAATTCGTCGATCGCGTTGTCGATCGTCTCCTTGATCAGCACGTAGATGCCGTCTTCGGCGTGTGCGCCGTTGCCGAGGCGACCGATGTACATGCCGGGCCGCAACCGGATGTGCTCGGTGGAGGAGAGCGTCTTGATCGAGGACTCGGTGTAGTTGTGCGACGGTTTTTCGGCCATGGGACTCGGGAAGAGACGAACAACGCACGGACGCGGCGGCGGGTGACAACCGAAAACCTCGGGCTGTGTCGCCCGATCGAGGTGTGCGGCGGGCCCGGTCGAGCGGGGAGGCCCGCGCGGGGGACGTCGCTCAGAACCAGTTGTAGTTGAAACTGATGCTGATGCGTTCGGAGACGGTCGTGTTGGGAGGGACTTCGTGCCGCAACCAGCTCTCGAACAGCACGACGTGGCCGGTTTCGGCGGCGTAGGCGACGTGGGGTTTGTTGTGGGGTTTCGCGTCGGGTCGGCGCGGAGGTTGGGCCATGAATGCCTGGAGGCGCGGGTCTTCGAACTTGATCGCGGAGCAGCCGCGGGGCGTCTGCACGTAGTAGGTGCCGCTGATGGTGGAGAGCGGATGGATGTGAGAACCGTGGGCGACGGAGGTGGGCATGATGTTGACCCAGCAGTCGGTCATCACGAGTTCGCGGTCGGTGAGGTCGTAGTCGAGGTGGCGGGCGAAGCGGGCGACGTGGCGATCGATGCGTTTCTCCAACTCCATGAACGTGGAGGAGAACTTGTGCAGCCGGCTCATCGAGCCGTAGGAGGTGAAGCCGCCGGGGTAGCTCTTCGCGCTCCAAGCGCGCCCGTCGGCGTCGTGGTCGCGGATCTGAAGGCTCTCGGCGAGCAACTCGCGGTTGAAGCGGTTGCGGTCGCGCGTGCGGGCGAGGAGCGGGGCCTTGTAGACGAAGGTCGGAAACCAGGGCTGGATCGACATGGGTGCAAAGCTAGGGGTGCGACGGATGCGGAGGCGAAGCGTTTCTCGTGGCGCGTGCTCACGGCCGTGGCTCGGGGCGAGTTGGCGGTTGCCCCGAAGAGGCGACGGCGCAACTTTCGGCGGCTCCTCGGCATGAATCTGCGTTGGCGACTTTCCCACATCAGCGGCTATCTCGCGCTCGGCATGGTGCGGGAGGCGGAGCGGGAGTTGAAGACCGTGCGGCCGGAGCAGGCGGATCTGCTGGAGGTGCGGGCGGCGGAGGTGGCGATCCTGCACGCGAAGCAGAACTGGCGGCGGCTGCGCGCGGTGGCCGGGGCGCTCGCGCGAAGGCAGCCCGAACGCGTGGAGTGGTGGGTGACGCACGCCTACGCCACGCGTCGCGCGGTATCGATCGAGAAGGCGCGGGCGATCTTGTTGGAGGCGGAGAACCATCATCCGGCGGAGGCGGTGGTGCAGTTCAACCTCGGTTGTTACGCGAGCTTGCTGGGCGAATTGGAGGAGGCTCGCCGACGGGTGGAGCGGGCGGTCGCGTTGGACCCGCAATTCAAAGTCGCGGCGGACGAGGATCCGGATCTGGAGGCGCTGCGTCGGGCGGGCGGACGTCGGCGTTCGTGAAGTCGTTCGGGTGGGAGCGCTCTTGACCGGTGGGGGTGCGTGGCAGAGTTTCGCGCGCCATGGCGGGGAGGCCCGGAGCCGAGCGGTATCAGTCGTTTCGTTTCCTGCTGTTGGCGGGCACGCTCGGCATCGTCGTGAGTCTGAGTTGTCTCATGCTCGTGCTCTCGCTCGCGCAGAGCACGGTGCAGATGGGGAGGCTGACCGCGGCCGAATTGGCGCAGGTGGCTAAGCGCACGGAGGACAGGGTGCGGCAGTTGTTGCGTGCGGCGGAGATGACGGCCGAGAGCGCGGCGCGGCAGATGGCGGACGGGTTGCCCGCGGCGGGGGAGATCGTGTCGTTCTTCGCGGGATTGGTGGCCGCGTTCGAGCAGCGACCGGAGTTGACCTATCTCGGGTGTGCGGTGGAGGAGACGGGCGACTACGCGTTGATGGAGCGCCGGCCGGACGGCTCGATCTGGTTGCGGTTGTATTTGGGCGATCCCTACGCGCCGCGGATCATCGAAGATTACGCGTGGAGCGGGACGAGGTTCGTGCGGCAACCGGATCCGACGCCGGAGTATTACGATCCGCGCATCCGTCCGTTCTTCGCGCGTGCGCGCAAGGCGGGGAAGCCGGTGTGGACCTCGATCTATCGTTTCGTGCGTCGCGAGGCCACGGACTCGGCCTTCGGGATCACGTACGCGCTGCCGCTCCACGACGCGGACGGCAAGCTCGTGGCGGTATGGGACGCGGACTTCGATCTGCTCTCGCTCGCCGAGTTCACCCGCACGTTGCAGGAGGAGACGGGCGCGCTCGCAGCGGTGGTCGCAGAGATCGAGCAAGTGCGCACCGTCATCAGCGATCGAGATGCGGTGAACCGCGTGGGAGATCGGATGCCGGGGGATTGGGCCGTGCAGGCGCTCGCGGGTGGAGTGTTGGACGCGGAAGGGCCTCTCGCGTTCGGTGCGTCGGGGGACTCGCGTGGCTTGCTCGCGGTGGCGCGCCCGCTGGGCGATCCGAGTCTGCCGGATTGGACGATCCTCGCTGCCGTTCCGCGCGCGCGGGTGGAGGCGCCGATTCAACGACAGCGCTGGCTCTACGTCGGGGTCGCGGGCGTGGTCGCCCTGCTGGGTGGGGCGGGTGCGGTGTGGACGGCGGGTCGTTTGAGCCGTCCGCTCGTCGAGTTGCGCGAGGCGGTCAACCTGCTGCGCCACGACGCCGATCCGAAGCCGATCCGGCACACCGGGCGTATCGTGGAGATCGCGAGTCTCGCGCGCGCTTTCGAGCGCATGGCGGCCACCGTGCGCGCGCGGCAGAGGGAGACGAGCGAGAGTCGTGCTCGACTCCAAGCGCACCTCGACCACACGCCGCTGGGCGTGCTTCAGTGGGACGAACACCGGAGAATCACCTACTGCAACGCCGCGGCCGCGACCATTCGAGGTCGGGATGCGCACGCGATCGTGGGCACGACGGTGGACGATCTGCTCGAGGCCGACGAGGTGGACGACTGCTTGGAGGGGCTGCGCGGCTTGGCGAACGGAGCCGGATCGGTGCAGTTGTTTCACCGAGTGAAACGCGAAGGCGGTCGGGCGGCGGAGTGCGAATGGTACGTCACCGCGGACGTGTCCCCGCACGCACCGGGTCGATCGACGGGAGCCACGGCCATGCTGCTCGACGTGAGCGAGCGTTTGGGGATCGAAGAGGCCTACCGGGCAGCCGAGACGCGTTTTCACGTCACCTTTCAGCGTGCTCCCGTTCCGATGCTGATCACGCGACTCTCCGACAGCCGTATCATCGACATGAATACGTGCGGCGAGCGCGAGTTCGGGTTTCCGCGCGAGCGCGTCGTTGGTCGCACCACGTTGCAACTCGGCATCTGGGCGGACGCGTCCGAGCGCGGCGCGGTGGTGGGTGGCCTGGAGGGCGGGGGCGAGGGGCGAGCGCGAGCGGTGCGGCTCAAGACGGCCTCGGGGGAAACTCGGACCGTGTTGGTATCGGCGAGCAGGCTCACTCTGGCGGGAGAGGCGTGTGTGCTGTGGGCGGCGGTGGACGTGACCGAGCGCGAACGCATGGCGGCGAGTCTACACGCGTCGCAGGCCTTGCGCTCGGCGGCGTTCGAAGCCGCGCACAATCCCATGATCACGCTCGCGGAGGGTGGCCGTATCGTCGACTTCAACCTCGCGGCCGAGGCGCGCTTCGGATGTCCGCGCGACACGGCTCTGGGTCGTGACATCGTGGATACACTTGCGGCCCCGGGCGAGGGCTCGTCGCTCGCCACGTTCGTGGCGCGGCTCTTCGCCGAGCCGGCCGGCGGCGGGCGGCTGCTGCACGAATTGAGGTTGCACTTGCGCGACGGCGCACGGCTGGAGTTCGAAGTGTCCGCGGCGCGCAGTACGGTGGACGGAGCCGTGCTGTGGACGGTGGCGTTTCGCGACGTCACGGCCGCGCGCGAGGCCGCGCGCCAGATCCGTGAAGCCAACGTCGAGTTGGAACGTCGCGTGGCCGAACGAACGGCCGATCTGTCGCGGGCGAACGAAAAGCTGCGCGAGCTCGACCGCCTGAAGAGCGAGTTTCTCGCCACGATGAGCCACGAGCTGCGGACGCCGCTGAACTCGATCCTCGGCTTCACCGAGTTGGTGCGGTCCGGCCGCTCCGGTCCGGTCGTGCCGGAACAAGAGCGGCAACTGTCGCTCGTGCATCGCTCGGCGCGTCACTTGCTCGACCTCATCAACGATCTGCTCGACCTGTCTCGTATCGAGGCCGGCCGGCTCGATCTCGTGCGTGAGGTCGTCGATCCGGTCGAGGTGGTGCGTGCGGTCGTCGCCGTGATGGAACCGACGGCGGCGGCGAAGGGACTCGGGCTCGTGCTGGAAACTCCCGACTCGCGGGTTTCGTGTATCGAGTCGGACCGCAAGCGCGTCTTCCAGGTCGTGCTCAATCTCGTGGCCAACGCGGTCAAGTTCACCGGGTCGGGTGGTATCCGAATCGTGGTCGCACCTGCCGACGCCGGAGCTGTCTCGATCGCGGTGCACGACACGGGTATCGGTATATCCGAAGAACAACTACCGCTGCTCTTCGAAGCGTTTCGTCGGCTGGAGGGTTCGGCGCGTCGCGTGGTGGAGGGCACGGGTCTGGGACTGTATCTGGTGGCGAAACTGCTCGCGCTGCTCGGCGGCGCGATCGACGTACGCAGCGTGCGCGGCGAGGGCTCGGTCTTCACCGTCGTCGTGCCCGCGTCGATGCCGCACGATCCGTTGCGCGCGTCCGCGCGAGGAGGCACGCCGTGACCATGCGTGTGCTCGTGGTCGAGGACGACGAGGCCAACCTCTACCTCGCCAGCTTTCTCCTGGAGGAAGCCGGTGCCGAGGTCGTCTCCGCTCGCGACGGTGCATCCGGGGTTCGGCTCGCGGCGGGCTTGTTGCCGGACGTCGTCGTGATGGACGTCTCGTTGCCGGGGCTCGACGGTTTCGAAGCGTTGCGTGCCTTGCGCTCCGATGCGCGGACGGCGGACATGCCGATCTTGGCGGCGACGGCTTTCGCACAACCCGGTGAACGGGAGCGTATGCTTCGAGCGGGATTCGACGACTACGTGGAAAAGCCGCTCGACGTCTCCACCTTCGCCGCGCGCGTCCGTGCATGGGCGGGGCGTCGAGGTGGATCAAAGAGGTTTTGACCCCGCGAAGAGGCGCGGATTACAGGCTAGTTTCCGTTTCGACCGCGGATCTCCCGAACCACTCTCGTGAAACGCATCTACCGCATTCTCGTGGCCGACGACGAGCCGTCGGACCTGTATCTGCTCAAGCACACGCTTCAGGAGGCCGGGCATTCGGTGGTGACCTGTACGGACGGGGCCGCGGCATTCACGGCCGCCCAACGAGAGCATCCGGACGCCATCGTCGCCGATGCGCTCATGCCCGGCATGGACGGGTTTCAACTCTGCCAACGCGCGCGACGTGATCCTCTGCTCAGTCCGCTGCCGATCATCCTCGTTTCCGCCACCTACACCGATCGAGAAGACGAAGCATTGGCGCAGCGTGTCGGCGCGGACGCCTACCTGCGCAAACCCGACGACATGCCACGTCTGGCGCAGGTCGTCGGCGAGACGATCGAACACGTCCGTCGCGCCGCGCCGCGTGCGCCACTGGCCTCGGCCCCGGAGCGCGAGATCACGGAGACTTACGCGCGTCGGCTCGCCACGAAGATGGAGAGCAAGATCGTGGAGCTGCGCGCCGCCAACGAGGCTCTGCGCGTCTCCGAAGAGGAGGTGCGCAAGCTCAACCGTCGTCTCGAAGCGACAGTGGGCGAGTTGCAGGTCGGCATCACGGAGCGTCGGCGCGTGGCGGAGCTGCTCTACCTCGCGCAGAAGGTGGGACGGATCGGTTCGTGGAGCATCGATCTGGATACCGGCATCACTTGGTGTTCCCCCGAGGCCGCCGCCATCCTCGGTCAGCCGGCGTCGGCGGGAGAGTTGAACTGGGATCGGTTGGTCGCCTGCGTGCCGGAGAGCGAGCGCGAACGCACACGTGCGATGCTTCAGCGCCAAGCGAGCCCGGTGGGCGAGTTCGACTTCGAGCTCCAGTTCAGACTGCCCGAAGTGGGAGAGCGCATCCTGCTGTTCCGCAGCGAAGTGTTCGGCGGCGTAGGGGCGGGAGCAGGGCGGCGCATCGGGACGCTGCAAGACGTCACCGCCGAGCGTGCGGCCGAGCACGAGCGTCGCCAACTCGAGCGTCGGCTCGGGCAAGCCAGCAAACTCGAGGCCGTGGGGCGGCTCGCGGCCGGTATCGCGCACGATTTCAACAACATCCTCGCGGCGGTGGTCTCCCATGCGGAACTCGTGCGACTCGCCGCTGCCGACCTGCCCGAAGACCACGACATACGCACGAGCGTGGAGGAGATCATGCAGGCGTCTTTCCGCGCGCGGGACCTCATCGAACAGATACTCACGTTCACGCGGCAACAGAAGGCCGAGCGCGCCTTGGTGCAGCTCGGCAAGGTAGCGCAAGAAGTGGTGCGCTTGCTGCGGCCGACGCTGCCTCTCGACGTCGAAGCCACGGTCCATGTCGCACCGGAGTGTGCGCCGGTTTCGGGAAGCGAATCTCA from Opitutales bacterium ASA1 encodes the following:
- the btuB gene encoding TonB-dependent vitamin B12 receptor gives rise to the protein MPASALFRSVAALATLAALARPAAASSTVQLDPFEIIAHPSGSDERTASVWIVRADEDSPPPTRLADRVNLVPGVLVDRAGGPGGRSTIYTRGTEENHTLVLLDGVPINDPTDSRGGGVDLSSVEPALVDSIAVVRGPASVRHGPEALGGVLHLDTRSPTASGLRGGIELGGDFHRFVLEASHAFAEHVHGALGASASSDGSVEEGGRTRLHLVRASFRRDGDVSWRGNVWSLRHRADVFPDDSGGYRLAILRETEARDETRTGMAVRAESESDWGRWSAAFDASHSEVETETPGVAPGLRDPAGLPPITSDTDLRRIRARFALDRAGDHGTFGFGLDAQHEKGRDESTIFFGPFAFPADFALERNRGGFFAEGTRRLGTGVVLAAGVRHDLFDGEDDRTTARAGVLGTLHDGRTQWRVNAGTAYKPPSFYALAHPIVGNPDLAAESVRSAEVGLRRAFHDGRTLLDATVFVSRTRNAVDFDPGPPPRVANIDGLRSRGVEFAFDTRISARVRLRGALTHVDARAQPDGTRMRSRPRWFGSVSGAWRPVDGFELAAILTGASSTPASSIPTGDVVLGSWIRLDLAASQRLTERVSATASLDNALNRDYEVVVGFPAQKRRLRVGLNVVF
- a CDS encoding DNA topoisomerase IV subunit B, giving the protein MAEKPSHNYTESSIKTLSSTEHIRLRPGMYIGRLGNGAHAEDGIYVLIKETIDNAIDEFTMGFGKRIEIALDERTVRVRDFGRGIPLGKLLECVSVINTGAKYDSETFKKAVGLNGVGQKAVNALSLRYRAQAVRDGQTKVVEFAQGKIVKDHRIAASGEKNGTIIEFTPDEALFGKEFKFRHEFIEAMLWNYAFLNRGLTLVFNGKSYKSDNGLKDLLEKNLTGEILYPIAHLEAEDIEVALTHGSHYGEEYYSFVNGQHTTMGGTHLAAFREAVVATVRNFYKKDYDAADIRQSIVAAVAVRVIEPVFESQTKTKLGSNDIGPNGPSVRQFVGNFLQQHLDNWLHRNPAAAEALRKKIEESERERKELAGIRNLARERAKKASLHNRKLRDCRAHLGDKHKRAEESMLFIVEGDSAAGSLTSCRDVETQAVFALKGKPLNTFGLSKKVIYENEEFHLLQSALDIEDGMEGLRYNQVVIATDADVDGMHIRLLLISFFLQFFPALIQNGHLFILETPLFRVRNKKETIYCYDDEEKQAAIRKLGASHEITRFKGLGEISPSEFKGFIGADLRLEPVSIAQLHDSDRLLGFYMGKNTPQRQEFIIQNLRVEKDLVEAS
- a CDS encoding TIGR02466 family protein, which gives rise to MSIQPWFPTFVYKAPLLARTRDRNRFNRELLAESLQIRDHDADGRAWSAKSYPGGFTSYGSMSRLHKFSSTFMELEKRIDRHVARFARHLDYDLTDRELVMTDCWVNIMPTSVAHGSHIHPLSTISGTYYVQTPRGCSAIKFEDPRLQAFMAQPPRRPDAKPHNKPHVAYAAETGHVVLFESWLRHEVPPNTTVSERISISFNYNWF
- a CDS encoding hypothetical protein (frameshifted, insertion/deletion at around 1360727), producing the protein MAGRPGAERYQSFRFLLLAGTLGIVVSLSCLMLVLSLAQSTVQMGRLTAAELAQVAKRTEDRVRQLLRAAEMTAESAARQMADGLPAAGEIVSFFAGLVAAFEQRPELTYLGCAVEETGDYALMERRPDGSIWLRLYLGDPYAPRIIEDYAWSGTRFVRQPDPTPEYYDPRIRPFFARARKAGKPVWTSIYRFVRREATDSAFGITYALPLHDADGKLVAVWDADFDLLSLAEFTRTLQEETGALAAVVAEIEQVRTVISDRDAVNRVGDRMPGDWAVQALAGGVLDAEGPLAFGASGDSRGLLAVARPLGDPSLPDWTILAAVPRARVEAPIQRQRWLYVGVAGVVALLGGAGAVWTAGRLSRPLVELREAVNLLRHDADPKPIRHTGRIVEIASLARAFERMAATVRARQRETSESRARLQAHLDHTPLGVLQWDEHRRITYCNAAAATIRGRDAHAIVGTTVDDLLEADEVDDCLEGLRGLANGAGSVQLFHRVKREGGRAAECEWYVTADVSPHAPGRSTGATAMLLDVSERLGIEEAYRAAETRFHVTFQRAPVPMLITRLSDSRIIDMNTCGEREFGFPRERVVGRTTLQLGIWADASERGAVVGGLEGGGEGRARAVRLKTASGETRTVLVSASRLTLAGEACVLWAAVDVTERERMAASLHASQALRSAAFEAAHNPMITLAEGGRIVDFNLAAEARFGCPRDTALGRDIVDTLAAPGEGSSLATFVARLFAEPAGGGRLLHELRLHLRDGARLEFEVSAARSTVDGAVLWTVAFRDVTAAREAARQIREANVELERRVAERTADLSRANEKLRELDRLKSEFLATMSHELRTPLNSILGFTELVRSGRSGPVVPEQERQLSLVHRSARHLLDLINDLLDLSRIEAGRLDLVREVVDPVEVVRAVVAVMEPTAAAKGLGLVLETPDSRVSCIESDRKRVFQVVLNLVANAVKFTGSGGIRIVVAPADAGAVSIAVHDTGIGISEEQLPLLFEAFRRLEGSARRVVEGTGLGLYLVAKLLALLGGAIDVRSVRGEGSVFTVVVPASMPHDPLRASARGGTP
- a CDS encoding hypothetical protein (frameshifted, insertion/deletion at around 1361096,1360727,1361183;~possible pseudo due to internal stop codon), encoding MRVLVVEDDEANLYLASFLLEEAGAEVVSARDGASGVRLAAGLLPDVVVMDVSLPGLDGFEALRALRSDARTADMPILAATAFAQPGERERMLRAGFDDYVEKPLDVSTFAARVRAWAGRRGGSKRF